A window of the Marinitoga hydrogenitolerans DSM 16785 genome harbors these coding sequences:
- the bgaS gene encoding beta-galactosidase BgaS: protein MIKFNTEFLFGISMSGFQFEMGGENIDSKTDWFKWVHDKRIINSGLVSGDYPENGANFWEKYFEDIEYMKRLGLNIVRIGIEWSRIFPESTKDIKIKYTQKNEDIIYVEITEKDLEKLKSRADLNSLVRYKNIIKSLKNANIKVIVDLNHFSLPLWLHDPINVNLNQNGPFGWVDKEIILEFSKYGAFLAYQLDEFVDYWSTINEPQIVASLGYLQPKSGFPPSLINEKYYKLAQKHQAEAHCRVYDVMKKFTNKPIGFIYSFTWIDPETQDDIEIVEKAKYFNNYHFTDMILKGEMDFNLDNNIIYRNDMKGKTDFLGINYYTRTVVKKFNNSWKVVEGYGYSCNNKISKAKKPVTDMGWEIYPEGIKKVILEIKERYNNPKMFITENGIASNGELQPYFIVSHLTKINESIKLGANVNGYMYWSIIDNYEWSQGFSKRFGLIHVDYKNKKRTFKPAFFVYADIIKNKGIPDYLENYIYYPFNLY, encoded by the coding sequence ATGATTAAATTTAATACAGAATTTTTATTTGGCATTTCAATGTCCGGATTTCAATTTGAAATGGGCGGAGAAAATATTGACAGCAAAACCGATTGGTTTAAATGGGTTCATGATAAAAGGATAATAAATAGTGGATTAGTTAGTGGAGATTACCCTGAAAATGGTGCAAATTTTTGGGAGAAATATTTTGAAGATATAGAATATATGAAACGTTTAGGATTAAATATTGTAAGAATAGGTATTGAATGGTCAAGAATATTTCCAGAGTCCACAAAAGATATAAAAATAAAATACACACAAAAAAACGAAGATATTATATATGTTGAAATTACTGAAAAGGATTTGGAAAAATTAAAATCTAGAGCTGATTTGAATAGTTTAGTCCGTTATAAAAATATTATAAAAAGTTTAAAAAACGCAAATATAAAAGTCATAGTAGATCTGAATCATTTTTCTTTACCTTTATGGTTACATGATCCAATAAATGTAAATTTAAATCAAAATGGACCTTTCGGATGGGTTGATAAAGAGATCATCCTTGAATTTTCTAAATACGGTGCTTTTTTAGCATATCAACTTGATGAATTTGTGGATTATTGGTCTACAATAAACGAACCTCAAATAGTTGCATCATTGGGCTATTTACAACCAAAATCAGGATTTCCTCCATCTCTAATTAACGAGAAATACTATAAATTAGCTCAAAAACATCAAGCTGAAGCTCATTGTAGAGTTTATGATGTTATGAAAAAATTTACAAATAAGCCTATTGGTTTTATATATTCTTTTACATGGATAGATCCAGAAACTCAAGATGATATAGAAATTGTTGAAAAAGCTAAATATTTTAATAATTACCATTTTACTGATATGATATTAAAAGGAGAAATGGACTTTAATTTAGACAATAATATTATTTATAGAAATGATATGAAAGGGAAAACAGACTTTTTAGGAATTAATTATTACACTAGAACCGTCGTAAAGAAGTTCAATAATTCATGGAAGGTAGTTGAAGGATATGGATATTCTTGCAATAATAAAATTTCAAAAGCAAAAAAACCAGTTACTGATATGGGGTGGGAAATTTATCCTGAAGGAATTAAAAAAGTCATTTTAGAAATTAAGGAAAGATATAATAATCCTAAAATGTTTATAACTGAAAATGGTATCGCAAGCAATGGGGAACTTCAACCATATTTTATAGTATCACATTTAACAAAAATAAATGAATCCATAAAATTAGGTGCAAACGTAAATGGATACATGTATTGGTCAATAATTGATAATTATGAATGGTCTCAAGGGTTTTCTAAAAGATTTGGTCTAATTCATGTAGATTATAAAAATAAAAAAAGAACATTTAAACCAGCATTCTTTGTATATGCAGATATTATAAAAAACAAAGGAATACCTGATTACTTAGAAAATTATATCTATTATCCATTTAACTTATATTAA
- a CDS encoding chemotaxis protein CheW, which translates to MAIELKAVSFRIEDEKFAIDINHVDTVIEYQKTTKVPESLDFIEGIVNFRNGVLPVVNLRIKFNYPQFEDKNKAKVLVVKIEDKKFGLMVDEVKEVINIKQEQVEEPPTVGGAKADYISGIIKTDDSMIFLIDVEKILSKEEKIELEKVIK; encoded by the coding sequence ATGGCTATTGAATTAAAAGCTGTGAGTTTTAGAATTGAGGATGAGAAATTTGCAATTGACATTAATCATGTTGATACTGTTATAGAATATCAGAAAACAACGAAAGTTCCGGAATCGCTAGATTTTATTGAAGGTATTGTTAATTTTAGAAATGGAGTTCTCCCAGTTGTAAATTTAAGAATAAAATTTAATTATCCCCAATTTGAAGATAAAAATAAAGCAAAAGTATTAGTAGTGAAAATAGAAGATAAAAAATTTGGTTTAATGGTAGATGAAGTTAAAGAGGTTATAAATATAAAGCAAGAACAAGTTGAAGAGCCACCAACTGTTGGGGGAGCAAAGGCTGACTATATCAGTGGAATTATAAAAACAGATGATAGCATGATATTTTTAATAGATGTGGAAAAAATATTATCGAAAGAAGAAAAAATTGAATTAGAAAAAGTAATAAAATGA
- a CDS encoding GatB/YqeY domain-containing protein — MDLKSKLNDDMKKFMKEKNSKALNAIKILKTEIKKVEVEKQKELNDEEILTIIRKQIKMRRDSIEQYSNAGRIDLVEEEKYELEILQQYLPPELSDEEIESLIKKVISELGENAKFGQVMGKVMKELKGKADGNKVKSIVKKVLG, encoded by the coding sequence ATGGATTTAAAATCTAAATTAAATGATGATATGAAAAAATTCATGAAAGAAAAAAACTCAAAAGCTTTAAACGCTATAAAAATACTTAAAACAGAAATAAAAAAAGTTGAAGTGGAAAAACAAAAAGAATTAAACGACGAAGAAATTTTAACTATAATAAGAAAACAAATAAAAATGAGAAGAGACTCTATTGAACAATATAGTAATGCCGGAAGAATTGATTTAGTTGAAGAAGAGAAATACGAATTAGAGATTTTACAACAATATCTCCCACCAGAATTAAGCGACGAAGAAATTGAAAGTTTAATAAAAAAGGTTATCTCGGAATTGGGTGAAAATGCTAAATTTGGGCAAGTTATGGGTAAAGTTATGAAAGAATTAAAAGGAAAAGCCGATGGAAATAAAGTAAAATCTATTGTAAAAAAAGTATTAGGTTAA
- a CDS encoding LacI family DNA-binding transcriptional regulator, with the protein MATLREISKKIGISIATISRVINGYDNVSDETRKKVLKALKEFHYQLPQVAKKRLHYLVGILVPDLRGNHYNIISEGIEEELTKHGYDSFVTSTYQLLNKEIEILEQFFSRRVDGIIICTTRNDDEHIERLIRSAIPVVAVDRMDSSIKVDTIGIDNYQSAYMGVKYLYNKGHRNILFIQGNKDVYSSKLRKKAVLDFSKKFKIKVTILKGNFEFEGGYFPVKKYLENNDKDFTAIFFSNDQMALGGMKAIYELGYSIPEDISILGFDDDSYSKYLFPPLTTIKQPRNEMGKIAAQLIIERITGKGSKVKRKILLPTEIIERCTVKNIL; encoded by the coding sequence ATGGCAACTTTAAGAGAAATATCAAAAAAAATAGGAATATCAATTGCTACAATTTCACGAGTTATTAATGGTTATGATAATGTATCAGATGAGACGAGAAAAAAAGTTTTAAAAGCTTTGAAAGAATTCCATTATCAACTACCTCAAGTTGCAAAAAAAAGATTACATTATTTGGTTGGAATATTAGTTCCTGATTTAAGAGGAAATCATTATAATATAATATCTGAAGGAATAGAAGAAGAATTGACAAAACATGGATATGATAGTTTTGTAACTTCTACTTATCAGTTATTAAATAAAGAAATTGAAATTTTGGAACAATTTTTTTCAAGAAGAGTTGACGGGATTATAATATGTACTACACGAAATGATGATGAACATATAGAAAGACTTATCAGATCCGCTATTCCTGTTGTAGCAGTTGATAGAATGGATAGCAGTATTAAAGTAGATACTATTGGTATAGATAACTATCAATCTGCTTATATGGGAGTTAAATATTTATATAATAAAGGTCATAGAAATATATTATTTATCCAAGGAAATAAAGATGTTTATTCATCTAAACTCAGAAAAAAAGCAGTTTTAGATTTTTCTAAAAAATTTAAAATAAAAGTTACTATATTAAAGGGAAATTTTGAATTTGAAGGTGGATATTTTCCGGTAAAAAAATATCTTGAAAATAATGATAAAGATTTTACTGCGATTTTTTTCTCAAATGACCAAATGGCTTTAGGAGGTATGAAAGCTATTTATGAGTTAGGATATTCTATTCCCGAGGATATTTCTATATTAGGATTTGATGATGATTCTTACTCAAAATATTTATTTCCACCATTAACTACAATAAAACAACCTAGAAATGAAATGGGGAAAATTGCAGCACAACTTATAATTGAAAGAATAACAGGAAAAGGAAGTAAAGTGAAAAGAAAAATTTTATTACCAACAGAAATTATTGAAAGGTGTACCGTAAAAAACATATTATAA
- a CDS encoding TolB family protein, which translates to MKKKLLFSFFIVIIIFVFSQIKINKETVMLKQNSNSWIMTQIINEFENKLFYSYNVYKYNNEDENNNLNYDILLEFSEDASKNSIRILATFDGTMLDLSEKIKDNDKWIKSFTIKTLEKISFKRLMHSNNWNFLQVTYWDGVDEYPIISPDGNKILFISDRYIGNRNIWGYDFKSNKYINISLNFSSEYFPNITEDGTYIFQSSLYGKWDVLMYNPETNEIKRISDDSYNAYTPYYYNGNIYFSAEERNGESWTEIYKYVIKEDRIEKITSLKSTFKFRPTIFKNAVLFQMINPKNGQNGIYIFKDNKIKPFISSEFNEVDPISFKNYILYSKLKDGYYRITMYNTETKEEIPLTTTIYDDAFYPFAYNNFILFSLYYKNGEPDIFAIRLP; encoded by the coding sequence ATGAAAAAAAAATTATTGTTTTCATTTTTCATAGTTATTATAATTTTTGTTTTTTCCCAAATTAAAATAAATAAAGAAACTGTGATGCTAAAACAAAACTCAAATTCATGGATAATGACACAAATTATCAATGAATTTGAGAATAAGTTGTTTTATTCTTACAATGTTTACAAATATAATAATGAAGATGAAAATAATAATTTAAATTATGATATATTGTTAGAGTTTTCCGAAGATGCTTCTAAAAATAGTATTCGTATTTTAGCCACTTTTGACGGGACAATGTTAGATCTATCTGAAAAAATTAAGGATAATGATAAGTGGATAAAAAGTTTTACTATAAAAACTCTTGAAAAAATTTCTTTTAAAAGACTTATGCACAGCAATAACTGGAATTTCCTTCAAGTAACTTACTGGGATGGTGTGGATGAATATCCGATAATATCTCCAGATGGAAATAAAATATTATTTATTTCAGATAGATATATTGGTAATAGAAATATTTGGGGCTATGATTTCAAATCAAATAAATATATAAACATTTCCCTTAATTTTTCCTCAGAATATTTCCCAAACATTACTGAAGACGGAACATATATTTTTCAAAGTTCATTATATGGAAAATGGGATGTCTTAATGTATAATCCGGAAACAAATGAAATAAAAAGAATTTCGGATGATTCCTATAATGCATATACACCTTATTATTATAATGGGAATATTTATTTTTCTGCCGAAGAAAGAAACGGAGAAAGCTGGACAGAAATATATAAATATGTTATTAAAGAAGATAGAATAGAGAAGATTACATCTTTAAAAAGCACTTTTAAATTTAGACCTACTATTTTTAAAAATGCCGTATTGTTTCAAATGATAAATCCCAAAAATGGGCAAAATGGTATCTATATTTTTAAAGATAATAAAATCAAACCTTTCATATCCTCTGAATTTAATGAAGTTGATCCTATCAGTTTTAAGAATTATATTTTATATTCTAAATTAAAAGATGGATATTACAGAATTACGATGTATAATACAGAAACCAAAGAAGAAATACCTTTGACAACAACTATATACGATGATGCCTTTTATCCTTTCGCATATAACAATTTTATTTTATTCTCACTTTATTATAAAAACGGGGAGCCAGATATCTTCGCTATCCGACTCCCCTGA